A genomic stretch from Deltaproteobacteria bacterium includes:
- a CDS encoding cyclase family protein: protein MSAARAPLSHEQVLAFHQSLSNWGRFGARDQLGTLNLITSEKRVAAARLVRSGRTVSASRPLPTLPGPENPNPVAHHMTGTATEGWGGDYFAIAPHGFATSHIDALCHIFHEGKLYNGYPIESVTAHGALELGIHELSSGVVSRGILLDVPRSRGVPFLDSGEPIFPDDLERAERDARLRVEPGDLLLVRTGRWALRDARGPWDPRVSLAGLDASCLPWLHERGVAALGCDGVSDVIPSRVPGVGLPIHSVAIAALGLHLIDNLELEPLASACVAEARWEFLLTLAPLVLLRGTASPLNPIAVF, encoded by the coding sequence ATGAGCGCGGCGCGCGCGCCGCTGTCTCACGAGCAGGTTCTCGCCTTCCACCAGTCACTCTCGAACTGGGGCCGGTTCGGCGCGCGCGATCAGCTCGGCACGCTGAATCTGATCACGTCCGAGAAGCGCGTGGCCGCGGCCCGGCTCGTGCGCAGCGGGCGGACCGTATCGGCGTCGCGGCCGCTGCCGACGCTGCCCGGCCCCGAGAATCCGAACCCGGTCGCGCACCACATGACCGGCACCGCGACCGAGGGCTGGGGCGGCGACTACTTCGCGATCGCGCCGCACGGCTTCGCCACCTCTCACATCGACGCGCTCTGCCACATCTTCCACGAGGGGAAGCTGTACAACGGCTATCCGATCGAGAGCGTGACCGCGCACGGCGCGCTCGAGCTCGGCATCCACGAGCTGAGCTCCGGCGTCGTCTCGCGCGGCATTCTGCTCGACGTGCCGCGATCGCGCGGCGTGCCGTTTCTCGACAGCGGCGAGCCGATCTTCCCCGACGACCTCGAACGCGCCGAGCGGGACGCGCGCCTGCGCGTCGAGCCGGGCGACCTCCTGCTGGTGCGCACCGGGCGCTGGGCGCTTCGCGACGCGCGCGGGCCGTGGGATCCGCGCGTCTCGCTCGCGGGCCTGGACGCCTCGTGCCTGCCTTGGCTGCACGAGCGCGGCGTGGCGGCGCTCGGCTGCGACGGCGTCTCCGACGTCATTCCCTCGCGCGTCCCCGGCGTGGGCCTGCCGATCCACTCCGTCGCGATCGCGGCGCTCGGCCTGCACCTGATCGACAACCTGGAGCTCGAGCCGCTCGCCAGCGCCTGCGTCGCCGAAGCGCGCTGGGAGTTCCTGCTCACGCTCGCGCCGCTGGTGCTGCTGCGCGGCACCGCCTCGCCGCTGAATCCGATCGCGGTCTTCTGA